A stretch of Haloprofundus halophilus DNA encodes these proteins:
- a CDS encoding preprotein translocase subunit Sec61beta, giving the protein MSKGDNSGGLMSSAGLVRYFDAEDRNAIRMNPKTVVAFGLLFGIGVLVLNLVA; this is encoded by the coding sequence ATGAGCAAGGGAGACAACAGCGGCGGCCTGATGTCGAGTGCGGGGCTCGTCCGCTACTTCGACGCCGAGGACCGAAACGCCATCCGAATGAACCCCAAGACGGTGGTGGCGTTCGGTCTGCTGTTCGGCATCGGCGTCCTCGTGCTGAACCTCGTCGCGTAA